One window of the Leptospira koniambonensis genome contains the following:
- a CDS encoding DUF1566 domain-containing protein, which produces MKRKILIVISLLLISFLGGCSPENKNYNLESSLLLGLTSASTTPSDTTPFLVPDSNQTICSDTSGASRPCSGTGEDGEFSNIPAPYSLQIQDDGNTVLEESSRLVWQRCAFGTTWNGTTCQGSPLNLYWQAADAYCSSLTLADRNWRLPTAREASLFGDFSQVNAVSSVNFPNTSVNIHWASTPITSFFGRYSAYSNGDIGQSDQNTGAKVRCVSGPKIPQPSFTDLGNGTVRESSTGLLIKKCAQGQTDDGNCTGTPTILNWQQALDACNNLDFAGRTDWRLPTAREAYFHSEPSYGTIDLPYDYFPNNTQASNAWTSTSTSYFTHAYTQNSFSLVPVSKTNTTATRARCVAGP; this is translated from the coding sequence ATGAAAAGGAAAATACTCATAGTAATATCCCTTCTTTTGATCTCTTTTTTGGGAGGTTGTAGTCCCGAGAATAAGAATTATAATTTAGAAAGTTCCTTATTATTAGGCTTAACAAGTGCCTCCACCACTCCTTCAGATACAACTCCATTCTTAGTACCAGATTCCAACCAAACAATATGTTCCGACACAAGTGGAGCTTCTCGTCCTTGCTCCGGAACAGGAGAAGATGGCGAATTTTCAAATATTCCTGCTCCCTATTCTTTACAGATCCAAGATGATGGAAATACAGTTTTAGAAGAAAGTTCTAGATTAGTTTGGCAAAGATGTGCTTTTGGAACGACTTGGAACGGAACTACCTGCCAAGGAAGCCCGCTAAATCTGTATTGGCAAGCCGCAGATGCATATTGTTCCTCCTTAACACTAGCTGATCGAAATTGGAGACTTCCAACGGCAAGAGAGGCTTCTCTATTCGGAGACTTCTCACAAGTAAACGCAGTCTCATCAGTTAATTTCCCAAATACTTCCGTAAATATCCATTGGGCTTCTACTCCGATTACCTCTTTTTTCGGAAGATATTCAGCCTATAGTAATGGAGACATCGGTCAATCAGATCAAAATACTGGTGCAAAAGTTAGATGCGTTTCTGGACCAAAAATTCCTCAGCCAAGTTTTACTGATTTAGGAAATGGGACCGTTAGAGAGTCGAGCACAGGATTGTTGATAAAAAAATGTGCACAAGGGCAAACGGACGACGGGAATTGTACTGGAACGCCGACCATTTTAAATTGGCAACAAGCCTTAGATGCATGTAATAACTTAGACTTCGCAGGAAGAACAGATTGGAGATTACCTACAGCCAGAGAGGCATATTTTCATTCCGAACCTAGTTACGGGACCATAGATTTACCTTACGATTATTTTCCAAATAATACGCAGGCTTCTAATGCGTGGACTTCCACAAGTACTAGCTACTTTACTCACGCATACACTCAAAATTCGTTCTCTTTAGTTCCAGTTTCCAAAACAAACACGACTGCAACAAGAGCTCGCTGTGTAGCAGGCCCTTAG
- a CDS encoding AraC family transcriptional regulator: MEYLHIFFLKFLQFGAGAAFIYAYLEIIRPGSGNRILVLIMTLTGTILLRYSWYLQDDLLEIPYLFIFLHTSVLSVGPLIYTYIRSFLETEEEGPKEKLIRYGLHFSPVLLFTVFECIFFSQDSSELKAQVIQGSKEFRLDWAHLGSFIASIQVSVYSLFCLYLYHKVSRRYEMYELKLVWFVLLLPVFANSFIGTAYFLKNKYLFDLGASLICIMVLLLFLVRERHPGFFNEITQVIQSAKYQNTPLLSKEVEAANSKLKELLETKNLYRDSELRLVDLAAELGLNLHQTSRYLNEVHKMNFYELINRYRVQEACKRLIEEPESSVLDIAFAVGFNSKSTFHSQFVKFIGMSPALYRKEKISEKD, from the coding sequence ATGGAATACCTACATATATTTTTCCTGAAATTCCTACAGTTCGGAGCCGGGGCCGCATTTATATACGCATATCTGGAAATCATCCGCCCAGGTTCCGGAAATCGGATTTTAGTGCTGATTATGACCCTGACTGGGACAATTCTACTTAGGTATTCCTGGTATTTGCAGGATGATCTATTAGAAATTCCTTATCTATTTATATTTTTACATACAAGCGTACTTTCCGTAGGGCCTCTGATCTACACTTACATTCGTTCCTTCTTAGAAACAGAAGAAGAAGGCCCAAAAGAAAAACTCATCCGATACGGGCTCCATTTTTCGCCAGTACTACTATTCACAGTTTTTGAATGTATTTTCTTTTCACAAGATAGCTCAGAACTAAAAGCCCAGGTAATACAAGGATCCAAAGAATTCAGACTGGATTGGGCCCATTTGGGGAGTTTTATCGCAAGCATCCAGGTTTCCGTATATTCCCTATTCTGCCTTTATCTATACCATAAGGTGAGTAGAAGATACGAAATGTACGAATTAAAATTAGTCTGGTTCGTTTTACTTCTGCCTGTATTCGCAAATAGTTTTATAGGAACTGCATACTTTCTAAAGAACAAATATTTGTTCGACCTAGGAGCTTCATTAATCTGCATCATGGTCCTTCTGCTATTCTTAGTCAGAGAAAGACATCCTGGTTTTTTCAACGAAATCACCCAAGTCATCCAAAGCGCAAAATACCAAAACACTCCACTTCTCTCCAAAGAAGTAGAAGCAGCCAATTCCAAACTCAAAGAACTATTAGAGACAAAAAATTTATATAGAGACAGTGAATTAAGATTAGTAGATTTAGCGGCAGAGTTAGGACTAAATTTGCATCAAACTTCCAGATACTTAAACGAAGTTCATAAAATGAATTTTTACGAACTAATCAATCGATACAGAGTGCAGGAAGCATGCAAACGTCTGATAGAAGAACCAGAAAGTTCCGTATTAGATATCGCATTCGCAGTTGGTTTTAATTCCAAATCCACCTTCCATTCCCAATTCGTAAAGTTTATAGGAATGTCACCTGCGTTATATAGGAAGGAAAAAATTTCCGAAAAAGATTAA
- a CDS encoding NAD-dependent epimerase/dehydratase family protein, with amino-acid sequence MKKVLVTGASGHLGFSLVKLLQERGYEVTAAVRDANDSKKTSNLKILGVKLVSADLGDRESLRKALQGQDGLFQVAAAFNLTAKDPQKEVVEPNINGTRNILDEAHKAGIKKVVYTSSIAAVGTIAEGESPLNESTWNDSAKEPYAISKTQSEKLAWEISKKLGLNLVTVLPGTILGPQFTQPTSSLKLIQDILKGQLPFAPKMTFSYVDVRDVAMAHILAYENPAAQGRYIATGETLSVSQVCKLVKEIHPKAKTTGKELPSFIVRVMPYLDAFKHAVTGLDRQINSEIVQDYLQRKQEYNSDRLAKEFQWKPMPVKKSLQETVDWMLSAAV; translated from the coding sequence ATGAAAAAAGTATTGGTAACTGGTGCGAGTGGGCACCTGGGTTTTTCTTTAGTAAAACTTCTTCAGGAAAGAGGCTATGAGGTAACGGCTGCAGTTAGAGATGCGAATGATTCGAAGAAAACTTCTAACCTAAAAATATTAGGAGTGAAATTAGTCTCTGCGGATCTGGGAGATCGAGAATCTCTTCGTAAGGCACTCCAAGGGCAAGATGGGCTTTTTCAAGTGGCGGCTGCATTTAATCTGACTGCCAAAGATCCACAGAAGGAAGTTGTAGAACCGAATATCAACGGAACCAGAAACATTTTGGATGAAGCTCACAAGGCTGGGATCAAAAAAGTAGTATATACTTCGAGTATCGCTGCTGTAGGAACAATTGCAGAAGGAGAATCTCCTCTAAACGAATCTACTTGGAATGATTCTGCAAAAGAACCATATGCGATTTCTAAAACCCAATCTGAAAAATTGGCTTGGGAAATTTCTAAAAAATTAGGTTTAAATCTGGTAACTGTTCTTCCTGGAACCATTTTGGGTCCACAGTTTACTCAACCTACTTCTTCTTTAAAATTGATCCAAGACATTTTAAAAGGACAACTTCCATTCGCACCTAAGATGACTTTTTCTTACGTAGATGTAAGGGATGTTGCAATGGCACATATCTTGGCTTACGAAAATCCTGCAGCCCAAGGAAGGTATATCGCAACCGGTGAAACTCTCTCTGTTTCTCAAGTTTGTAAACTTGTAAAAGAGATCCATCCTAAGGCAAAAACAACCGGGAAGGAACTCCCTTCCTTTATCGTTCGAGTCATGCCTTATCTGGATGCTTTCAAACATGCTGTCACAGGTTTGGATAGACAGATCAATTCTGAGATCGTACAAGATTATCTGCAAAGAAAACAAGAGTATAACTCAGATCGATTGGCTAAAGAATTTCAATGGAAACCTATGCCTGTTAAAAAATCACTCCAAGAGACAGTTGACTGGATGTTGTCCGCTGCCGTATAG
- a CDS encoding C45 family autoproteolytic acyltransferase/hydolase yields the protein MNSETYPLAVIQLKGSQEEMGRQFGEIMNEIGQFEPIFDFYPVMARNLLLGSLPRSNRNFLAKGVTSLLVNWMSKRMMKHRPEEFSARTIAALTSAGRSAKLEKELFTMDSFQNSVGFLGMIQLLPELAHMSPGRSPQMIPACTSVAVWGEQSQDGKLYHARNFDFPGVEVWDKRPIVVFCTPEKGLRYGYIACRGADVPGITAFNEAGLTIAFHTRFHKKIGFNGLGVIDFGHKIISEARSIEEAVSIAKKHKINSTWGLIVTNHKEKGPKAAIIETNYGNVDVVYPNLGKDHIVNTNHYQSEKLQDGEIMAAPVFYHHCISRFDRAEQLLSSQKKKKGTSVIDLQNLLDDTIDYSSGEVRTMGSTIRQITSVKSVVMSAEARKIFVSVGTAPTSSGPYMEIPMAWGEAGYKLLDLSDIKKGKGKKVSKSKNPKVGSAIQHYKKAMLINDDPGMGGIDDILLELQKANEEFIGKDPSILFLEAILYLEKGNLNKAAFLLEQAESLETSSFRKQQSALWLARTQSVLGKQKIADHFYDKIKNSKTEFSTQVWKQKVFQDKGKYSAKKLRQVSPNFIIVEANEL from the coding sequence ATGAATTCGGAAACATATCCATTAGCGGTAATACAGCTCAAGGGTTCCCAGGAAGAAATGGGAAGACAATTCGGTGAGATCATGAATGAGATCGGGCAGTTTGAGCCGATCTTTGATTTTTATCCTGTGATGGCTCGTAATCTTCTCTTGGGGAGTTTACCTCGTAGTAATCGGAATTTTTTGGCAAAGGGTGTGACTTCTCTTTTGGTGAATTGGATGTCCAAGAGAATGATGAAACATAGGCCGGAAGAATTTTCTGCGAGGACGATTGCTGCTCTAACTTCAGCAGGTCGTTCTGCGAAATTGGAGAAGGAACTTTTTACTATGGATTCTTTCCAAAACTCAGTTGGGTTTTTAGGAATGATCCAACTTCTTCCTGAACTCGCACATATGAGTCCGGGTAGAAGTCCTCAAATGATCCCTGCATGTACGAGTGTTGCTGTCTGGGGAGAGCAAAGTCAGGACGGCAAATTATACCACGCGCGCAATTTCGATTTTCCAGGTGTGGAAGTTTGGGACAAACGTCCGATCGTTGTTTTCTGTACTCCTGAAAAAGGTTTACGTTATGGTTATATTGCATGTAGAGGTGCAGATGTTCCTGGGATCACTGCGTTTAACGAAGCAGGTTTGACTATCGCATTCCATACTCGCTTTCATAAGAAGATCGGCTTTAACGGTTTAGGCGTTATCGATTTTGGTCATAAGATTATTTCTGAAGCAAGATCTATCGAAGAAGCAGTAAGTATCGCCAAAAAACATAAGATCAATTCTACTTGGGGTTTGATTGTTACAAATCATAAAGAGAAGGGACCGAAGGCTGCGATTATCGAGACCAATTACGGCAATGTGGATGTGGTATATCCTAATTTAGGAAAAGATCATATTGTTAATACCAATCATTACCAAAGTGAAAAACTGCAAGACGGAGAGATCATGGCGGCTCCCGTTTTCTATCATCATTGTATCAGCCGTTTTGATAGAGCAGAACAACTTCTTTCTTCTCAAAAAAAGAAGAAGGGAACAAGTGTCATAGATCTTCAGAATCTCCTAGATGATACGATTGATTATTCCAGCGGAGAAGTTCGCACAATGGGTTCTACGATCCGTCAAATCACTTCCGTTAAGTCAGTTGTGATGAGTGCAGAGGCTCGTAAAATTTTTGTTTCCGTTGGTACTGCTCCCACTAGTAGCGGCCCTTACATGGAAATTCCTATGGCTTGGGGAGAAGCGGGTTATAAACTTTTGGATCTTTCTGATATTAAAAAAGGAAAAGGGAAGAAGGTTTCGAAATCCAAAAATCCTAAAGTTGGTTCGGCAATCCAGCATTATAAAAAAGCGATGCTTATCAATGATGATCCTGGGATGGGAGGGATTGACGATATTCTTCTGGAATTACAAAAAGCGAACGAAGAATTCATAGGAAAGGATCCTTCTATCCTATTCTTAGAAGCAATTTTATATCTGGAAAAAGGAAATCTGAACAAGGCTGCGTTCTTATTGGAACAAGCAGAAAGTTTAGAGACTTCTTCTTTTAGAAAACAGCAAAGTGCATTGTGGCTGGCTAGAACTCAGTCAGTCTTGGGTAAACAAAAAATAGCAGATCATTTCTACGATAAGATCAAAAATTCAAAAACGGAATTTTCGACTCAGGTTTGGAAACAAAAAGTATTCCAAGACAAAGGCAAATATTCCGCTAAGAAATTAAGACAGGTTTCTCCGAACTTTATTATCGTAGAAGCGAACGAGCTTTAA
- the ispG gene encoding (E)-4-hydroxy-3-methylbut-2-enyl-diphosphate synthase, with the protein MNFRYNYSPFSYKRRRTREVKVGDIGIGGNNPIRIQSMITADTRDTENSVRQILELEAAGCEIVRLTVPSQPDADNLPNIRKELKRLGSKVPLVADIHFTPSVAMKSVEWVEKVRINPGNFADKKKFAVRDYTELEYKEELERISEVFSPLVLRCKELGVSMRIGTNHGSLSDRIMNKYGDTPQGMVESAIEFIRIAESLSYKDIIVSMKASNPQVMVQAYRLLCSRFMELQMDYPLHLGVTEAGDGKDGRIKSAIGIGSLLEDGLGDTIRVSLTEDPIHEVPVARLLADKYNKLRFPETPSNGYSEFRNPYSYQRFYSRPIQVGSLSLGENHAVRIESVLPFESESKFSQELASLKSYARSRSLELEMVSVPLPTDEFLREECISASKSSSVPMGVIVEQNELLLEDVLEDLIPFPKVTVDPFHHFQNRDSLLEFLHKREGKGITELNVQAYQIESLKGLPEEFKNAGIESVTFSIQTFHILHDYRKLARILSDFDYPIFLSAEYPDMETALYESSIGIGGMLTDGIGDMLRLKVIDSEPEAVLQLGFDILQATRLRLTKTEYISCPSCGRTLFDLQTTTARIKEKTGHLKGVKIAVMGCIVNGPGEMADADFGYVGAGPGKVHLYRGKEIVLKNVPSEEADERLVQLIKDSGMWMERESITIV; encoded by the coding sequence ATGAACTTCCGATACAATTATTCTCCATTCTCTTACAAACGCCGTAGAACCAGAGAAGTAAAAGTAGGAGATATTGGAATAGGTGGAAATAATCCGATCCGCATCCAATCCATGATCACTGCGGATACAAGAGATACCGAAAATTCAGTCCGACAAATTTTGGAATTAGAAGCTGCCGGCTGTGAGATCGTTCGATTGACAGTACCTTCTCAACCTGATGCGGATAACTTACCAAATATTCGCAAGGAACTTAAAAGATTAGGAAGTAAGGTCCCTCTCGTTGCAGACATCCATTTTACTCCAAGTGTCGCGATGAAATCTGTAGAATGGGTGGAGAAGGTCCGTATCAATCCGGGCAACTTCGCCGATAAGAAAAAATTCGCAGTCAGAGATTATACAGAACTTGAATACAAAGAAGAGTTAGAAAGGATCTCTGAAGTATTCAGTCCACTCGTACTTCGTTGTAAAGAGTTAGGAGTCTCTATGAGAATAGGGACCAACCACGGTTCTCTATCAGATCGTATCATGAATAAATACGGAGACACACCACAAGGAATGGTGGAGTCAGCGATCGAATTTATTCGGATCGCAGAAAGTCTTTCTTATAAAGATATTATAGTAAGTATGAAAGCCTCTAATCCGCAAGTAATGGTCCAGGCTTATAGATTATTATGCAGTCGTTTCATGGAATTGCAGATGGATTATCCATTACATTTAGGAGTGACAGAAGCAGGAGATGGAAAAGACGGAAGGATCAAATCTGCAATTGGTATTGGTTCATTATTAGAAGACGGACTCGGAGACACAATCAGAGTTTCCTTAACAGAAGATCCAATCCATGAAGTTCCAGTTGCAAGACTACTTGCAGACAAATATAATAAACTCAGATTTCCAGAAACACCAAGCAATGGATATTCGGAATTCAGAAATCCTTATTCTTACCAAAGATTTTATAGCAGACCAATCCAAGTCGGAAGTCTTTCCCTCGGAGAAAACCATGCAGTCCGGATCGAATCAGTTTTACCTTTCGAATCCGAGAGTAAATTTTCACAAGAGCTGGCTTCCCTGAAAAGTTACGCAAGATCCAGGTCCTTAGAATTGGAAATGGTTTCAGTACCGCTCCCTACTGACGAGTTCCTACGAGAAGAATGTATTTCTGCAAGTAAATCTTCTTCCGTTCCAATGGGAGTCATAGTAGAACAAAACGAATTATTACTCGAAGATGTATTAGAAGATCTAATTCCATTCCCTAAAGTAACAGTAGATCCATTCCATCATTTCCAAAACAGAGATTCTTTATTAGAATTTCTGCATAAACGAGAAGGAAAAGGGATCACCGAACTAAATGTCCAGGCCTACCAGATAGAAAGTCTAAAAGGACTTCCAGAGGAATTCAAGAACGCAGGAATAGAATCAGTAACATTCTCCATCCAAACTTTCCATATATTGCACGATTACAGAAAGTTAGCACGTATACTCAGCGATTTTGATTATCCTATCTTCTTAAGCGCAGAATATCCTGACATGGAAACCGCATTGTATGAATCTTCGATTGGGATCGGCGGAATGTTGACTGACGGTATCGGAGACATGCTCCGTCTCAAGGTGATCGACAGCGAACCAGAAGCAGTTTTACAACTCGGGTTTGATATCCTACAAGCTACCAGATTAAGGCTTACAAAAACTGAATATATCTCCTGCCCTTCTTGTGGAAGAACCTTATTCGATCTACAAACTACAACTGCACGTATCAAAGAAAAAACAGGCCATCTAAAAGGTGTCAAGATCGCAGTCATGGGCTGTATCGTAAACGGTCCCGGAGAAATGGCGGATGCAGATTTCGGTTACGTAGGTGCCGGCCCAGGCAAAGTGCATTTATATCGCGGAAAAGAAATCGTGCTCAAAAACGTTCCTTCTGAAGAAGCAGACGAAAGACTCGTTCAGCTAATCAAAGATTCAGGAATGTGGATGGAAAGAGAATCCATTACAATCGTATAA